A stretch of Clostridium formicaceticum DNA encodes these proteins:
- a CDS encoding SDR family NAD(P)-dependent oxidoreductase has translation MDNQISVLYKQIKEQKLSQEDIVKQIKKLKDQLNNKGSFPLSLRNDYNITPEVYVYDEPYLRDHTVFNEQVLIGVTHGSLAINAFFNIFPQENSVHLQRLNFVKPIEVKKQQQVEVLVEPVQKEAIIDFKVMYRYASSETWELTATGNLQKDFFPSKKIDIEDIKDSLEKFDDFNRIYTGNPSVGLGDSFKTITDIYKGKDQVLARIVLSQTSLEEKHDYFLHPLITNSAFLAVSSLLGQIDMKEGFLPFGIKDIYFQKIDELEQCWLFVKLVKNSGEMIVFDADVINDGLQVIAHFSGCSMKRIRSIGQIFAKDHLTSNFPEPQQQSQVNSNLYQLEAMENATNLTNKIQKYLIEKLSRSIPDSTKLQNLKINLMDLGLESSKLVEIANEIQQETNIELYPTLFFEYPSIEEVAEYFSKEYQESFIRLLGINTKQSMVSDATYQREEMVPQKTTQDVLELKHAVTQSSVSPITNTFKEIINNDIAVIGMHGLFAEASNLNQFWHNLCNKKDLIKEVPIDHWDYGPWYDENPKAKNKTYCKWGSFIDDVDKFDAAFFNISRREAEWMDPQIRLLLQSIYATGEDAGYINQLRGTNTGVFVGVCFHDYMDKIAAMNLPVDPYSGTGNVQAVVANRVSFLFDFTGPSISVDTACSSSLYALHYACQALRNKECNMAFVGGSNLLLSSLHYRYFCSISALSPTGRCHTFDEAADGYVPGECIASILLKPLQQAKRDGDRIHAVIKGSAALHGGYTPSLTAPSVEGEENVILKAWEDAGIDPETITYIEAHGTGTKLGDPIEINSVKKAFKRFTTKEQFCAIGSAKAHIGHTEGSAGIAGVLKVIMQMKQKQIPAMPKFNKLNPYIQLNKSALYINQELEEWRSLPGIPRRAGVSSFGFSGAYAHVVIEEYIPQDHDEGHSIIITPQNPAIIVLSAKNEERLQEQAQQLLKAIQEQQFKDNDLADMAYTLQIGREAMEERLAIIVASIKELEEKLDDFAKGQENIEDLYRGQVKRNKETLAVFAMDEEMQEAIEKWIQRRKYAKLLDLWVKGLVFDWNKLYGDVKPNRISLPTYPFVRERYWIPETKTKSGDSSITTSANAGTIHPLLHQNTSDLSEQRFSSTFTGQEFFLADHRVKGQRVLPGVAYLEMARAAVEQASGILEKYQTRIQLKNMVWSRPITVEETAKIHIGLYPEEGGEIAYEIYSQEEKNSTEPVIYSQGIALLSSVVEAPTLDLSNIQAQCNQNILSSHQCYEAFKSIGIEYGDGHRGIEQIHVGSNQVLAKLRLPSCVADTLEEYMLHPSLLDSALQASIGLIMLREDKNPLKLSLPFALQELEIFKNCTREMWALVGFSDGSKAKDKVQKFDITMCDEQGEICVQMKGFSTRGLEGEVGSVESTATLGTLMLHPYWKEQTVSKEAQTLDYAEHVVILCQSAEATQESIENHINGVRCLSLQAQEAGIEAGFQSYAIEIFEEIQSILKSKPTGKVLVQIVISPQEEQQLLSGLSGLLKTAQLENPKILGQLIEIEADEDLEGIIEKLQENSKSSTNHVRYQKGKRYITDWNEIEVSQESENIPWKEGGIYLITGGAGGLGRIFAEEILQKVKDVTLILTGRSPLKEDKHARLKELERLGGRIEYKQVDVTQKKAVISLIQSIQEDFGSLDGIIHSAGVIRDNFIIKKTKDELEEVLAPKVTGLVNLDEASKDLNLDFFIFFSSAAGAFGNAGQADYATANAFMDAYAKYRNALVASKQRQGQTLSINWPLWKEGGMQIDAETEKMMQQSTGIIPMQTTTGIWALYQGLASRQEQVMVMEGNTEQFRHTIKFDSIEFKHFDDYMLYDETAKVNEVNDAFYRSLLEKISKGELSKEQFKALISIERIENNG, from the coding sequence ATGGATAATCAGATAAGTGTTTTATACAAGCAGATAAAAGAACAAAAATTAAGTCAAGAAGATATTGTAAAGCAGATTAAAAAATTAAAAGATCAGCTAAACAACAAAGGAAGTTTTCCATTAAGTCTGAGAAATGATTACAATATTACTCCTGAGGTATATGTATATGATGAACCTTACTTGAGAGACCACACGGTATTTAATGAGCAGGTACTCATCGGAGTAACTCATGGAAGTTTAGCAATAAACGCTTTTTTTAATATCTTTCCTCAAGAAAATAGTGTTCATCTTCAGCGATTAAACTTTGTTAAACCAATTGAAGTAAAAAAGCAGCAACAAGTGGAAGTTCTTGTTGAACCAGTCCAGAAGGAAGCTATAATTGATTTTAAGGTTATGTATCGCTATGCATCATCTGAGACATGGGAGCTGACTGCTACTGGTAATTTACAGAAGGATTTCTTTCCAAGCAAGAAAATAGATATAGAAGACATAAAAGATTCTCTGGAAAAATTTGATGATTTTAATCGAATTTACACAGGTAATCCATCAGTTGGATTAGGAGATAGCTTTAAGACAATCACTGATATTTATAAGGGAAAGGATCAGGTGCTTGCAAGAATTGTTTTAAGTCAAACCTCATTAGAAGAAAAACATGATTACTTTTTGCATCCTCTTATCACCAATAGCGCTTTTTTGGCAGTGAGCTCTTTATTAGGACAAATCGATATGAAAGAAGGTTTTCTACCCTTTGGAATTAAAGATATTTATTTTCAAAAAATAGACGAATTAGAACAATGCTGGTTGTTTGTAAAATTAGTGAAAAATTCAGGGGAAATGATTGTTTTTGATGCAGATGTGATTAATGATGGGTTACAGGTTATTGCCCATTTTTCAGGTTGTTCTATGAAACGAATTCGTTCCATTGGTCAAATTTTTGCAAAAGATCATTTAACTTCTAATTTCCCAGAACCTCAACAGCAAAGTCAAGTGAACTCAAATCTATATCAACTGGAAGCTATGGAAAATGCGACCAATCTTACTAATAAAATTCAAAAATATTTGATTGAAAAACTAAGTAGAAGTATACCTGATTCTACAAAGCTTCAGAACTTAAAGATTAACTTGATGGATTTGGGGTTAGAGTCTTCTAAGCTGGTTGAAATTGCTAATGAAATTCAACAGGAGACAAACATTGAATTATATCCAACGTTATTTTTTGAATACCCTAGCATTGAAGAAGTTGCAGAGTATTTTTCCAAAGAGTATCAAGAGTCTTTTATTCGGTTACTAGGAATTAATACAAAGCAATCCATGGTTTCTGATGCCACCTATCAAAGGGAAGAGATGGTTCCACAAAAAACTACACAAGATGTTTTAGAACTTAAGCATGCAGTAACGCAATCATCAGTGTCGCCAATTACAAATACATTTAAAGAGATTATAAATAACGATATTGCTGTAATTGGGATGCATGGTTTGTTTGCAGAAGCCTCTAATCTAAATCAGTTTTGGCATAATTTATGTAACAAAAAGGATTTAATTAAAGAAGTTCCTATTGATCACTGGGATTACGGACCATGGTATGATGAGAACCCGAAGGCAAAAAATAAAACCTATTGTAAATGGGGGAGCTTTATTGATGATGTAGATAAATTTGATGCTGCATTTTTTAATATTTCCCGCCGTGAAGCAGAGTGGATGGATCCCCAGATTCGATTATTACTACAAAGTATTTACGCCACAGGAGAGGATGCGGGTTATATTAACCAATTGCGAGGAACAAATACAGGCGTATTTGTGGGAGTTTGTTTTCACGATTATATGGATAAAATTGCTGCCATGAATCTTCCTGTGGATCCCTATAGTGGAACCGGTAATGTACAGGCTGTGGTTGCTAATCGAGTTTCATTCTTATTTGACTTTACAGGTCCTAGTATTTCGGTAGATACTGCTTGTTCTTCTTCGTTATATGCCCTACATTATGCTTGTCAGGCTTTGCGAAATAAAGAATGTAATATGGCTTTCGTAGGAGGATCAAATTTGCTTTTGTCTTCTCTTCATTATCGTTATTTTTGTAGTATTAGTGCCTTATCACCTACAGGACGTTGTCATACTTTTGATGAAGCTGCAGATGGTTATGTTCCAGGAGAATGCATAGCTAGTATCTTGCTGAAGCCATTACAACAGGCAAAAAGAGATGGCGATCGTATTCATGCAGTTATTAAAGGTTCAGCAGCCTTGCATGGAGGATATACTCCTTCTTTAACCGCACCGAGCGTTGAGGGTGAAGAAAATGTCATTTTAAAAGCATGGGAAGATGCTGGAATTGATCCCGAAACCATCACCTATATAGAAGCTCATGGCACAGGCACAAAATTAGGCGATCCAATCGAGATCAACAGTGTAAAAAAAGCATTTAAAAGATTTACCACAAAAGAGCAGTTCTGTGCAATAGGATCAGCTAAGGCCCATATTGGTCATACTGAAGGATCAGCAGGAATTGCAGGGGTTTTGAAAGTCATTATGCAGATGAAACAAAAGCAAATTCCAGCTATGCCGAAATTTAATAAATTAAATCCTTACATTCAGTTGAATAAATCGGCTCTTTATATTAATCAGGAGCTTGAAGAATGGAGAAGTTTACCTGGAATACCAAGGCGGGCTGGGGTGAGTTCTTTTGGGTTTTCAGGTGCGTATGCTCATGTTGTAATTGAAGAATATATTCCACAGGATCATGATGAAGGACATTCTATTATAATTACTCCACAGAATCCAGCCATTATCGTGTTGTCCGCAAAGAATGAAGAGCGGCTTCAAGAACAGGCACAGCAATTATTAAAAGCGATTCAAGAACAACAATTCAAAGATAACGACTTAGCAGATATGGCCTATACCCTTCAGATAGGGCGGGAAGCTATGGAAGAACGTTTAGCGATAATTGTAGCATCCATCAAAGAACTTGAAGAAAAACTAGATGATTTTGCGAAAGGGCAAGAGAATATTGAAGATCTGTACCGAGGACAGGTCAAACGCAACAAAGAGACGCTGGCTGTTTTTGCAATGGACGAAGAAATGCAGGAAGCAATTGAAAAATGGATTCAGCGCAGAAAATATGCCAAACTTCTAGACCTTTGGGTCAAGGGTCTAGTTTTTGATTGGAACAAGCTCTATGGCGATGTCAAACCCAATCGCATTAGCTTGCCCACCTATCCCTTTGTCAGAGAACGCTACTGGATACCAGAGACCAAGACTAAATCTGGTGACAGTTCAATCACCACTTCAGCCAATGCAGGGACAATCCATCCACTGCTGCATCAAAACACCTCTGACCTTTCAGAGCAGCGGTTCAGTTCCACCTTTACAGGACAGGAGTTTTTCCTGGCGGATCATAGGGTGAAGGGTCAGCGGGTTTTACCGGGGGTAGCCTACCTTGAGATGGCACGGGCAGCAGTAGAACAGGCATCAGGGATATTGGAAAAATATCAGACCAGGATACAGCTCAAAAATATGGTCTGGTCCCGACCTATTACCGTAGAAGAAACAGCGAAAATCCACATCGGACTTTATCCTGAAGAGGGTGGCGAGATTGCTTACGAAATATATAGCCAGGAAGAAAAGAACAGTACAGAACCAGTAATATACAGCCAGGGTATTGCTCTGCTGAGTTCGGTAGTAGAAGCCCCAACTTTAGATTTATCTAATATACAAGCTCAGTGTAACCAAAACATCCTTTCATCCCACCAATGCTATGAAGCCTTTAAATCTATAGGCATTGAGTATGGGGATGGACATCGGGGGATTGAACAGATTCATGTTGGTTCCAATCAGGTGTTGGCAAAACTGAGGTTGCCCTCCTGTGTAGCTGATACATTAGAAGAATATATGCTGCATCCTAGTTTGCTGGATTCGGCGTTGCAGGCCTCCATAGGTTTAATAATGCTTAGAGAAGATAAAAATCCACTAAAACTGTCCCTGCCCTTTGCCCTGCAAGAACTTGAAATTTTCAAAAACTGCACCAGAGAAATGTGGGCACTGGTTGGTTTTAGTGACGGCAGCAAAGCAAAAGACAAGGTACAGAAATTCGATATTACGATGTGCGATGAACAAGGGGAAATTTGTGTTCAGATGAAGGGATTTTCAACACGAGGGCTGGAAGGGGAAGTAGGTTCAGTAGAATCCACAGCAACGCTTGGGACTTTAATGCTGCACCCTTACTGGAAAGAACAAACTGTTTCTAAAGAAGCTCAAACCCTTGATTATGCAGAGCATGTGGTGATACTCTGCCAGTCAGCTGAGGCTACGCAAGAAAGCATCGAAAACCACATAAACGGGGTGAGATGCCTTAGTCTGCAAGCCCAAGAGGCAGGCATCGAAGCAGGCTTTCAGAGCTATGCCATTGAAATATTTGAAGAAATCCAAAGTATTCTTAAAAGCAAACCAACAGGTAAAGTGTTGGTTCAGATTGTTATTAGTCCACAAGAAGAACAGCAGCTTTTGTCTGGGCTGAGTGGACTTTTAAAAACAGCCCAATTAGAGAATCCAAAAATCCTGGGGCAGTTAATAGAAATAGAAGCAGATGAAGATTTAGAAGGAATCATAGAAAAACTGCAAGAGAACAGTAAGTCTTCAACAAATCATGTTCGATACCAAAAGGGCAAACGATATATAACCGACTGGAATGAAATAGAGGTTTCTCAGGAAAGCGAGAATATTCCGTGGAAAGAGGGAGGTATCTATCTGATTACTGGAGGTGCCGGAGGTTTGGGACGGATATTTGCAGAAGAAATCCTGCAAAAAGTCAAGGATGTAACCCTGATTCTTACAGGAAGATCTCCTCTTAAGGAAGATAAACACGCCAGGTTAAAGGAATTAGAAAGATTAGGAGGGCGTATTGAGTATAAGCAAGTAGATGTAACACAAAAGAAAGCAGTTATCAGCTTAATACAAAGTATCCAGGAGGACTTTGGCAGTCTAGATGGTATCATTCATAGTGCTGGTGTGATTCGAGATAACTTTATCATCAAAAAGACAAAAGATGAACTGGAGGAAGTTTTAGCCCCAAAGGTTACAGGACTGGTAAACCTTGACGAAGCCAGCAAAGATTTAAACCTGGACTTTTTCATATTCTTTTCCTCTGCGGCGGGGGCTTTTGGCAATGCAGGTCAGGCAGACTATGCAACTGCCAACGCCTTTATGGATGCCTATGCAAAGTATCGTAATGCACTGGTGGCGTCAAAACAACGTCAGGGACAGACCCTGTCTATCAACTGGCCTTTGTGGAAAGAAGGGGGAATGCAGATTGATGCAGAAACCGAAAAAATGATGCAACAAAGTACAGGTATAATTCCCATGCAGACAACCACTGGTATCTGGGCCTTGTATCAAGGTCTAGCTTCTAGGCAGGAGCAGGTGATGGTGATGGAAGGTAATACTGAACAATTTAGACACACTATAAAATTCGATTCAATAGAATTTAAGCACTTTGATGATTATATGCTATATGATGAAACAGCAAAAGTAAATGAAGTAAATGATGCGTTTTATCGAAGCCTTTTAGAAAAAATATCCAAAGGCGAATTGTCTAAGGAACAATTTAAAGCCTTAATTAGCATAGAAAGGATCGAGAATAATGGATAA